The Microbacter margulisiae genomic sequence TTAGTATCGTCGCTATTCATGTTGCAAATGCAACTAATTAATTACATGTTTCAAACAAATAAAGGATATAATTTCATCTGGAGATGTTCTATTTATCAATTTTCGCCTAAAAAAATACGCTTAGTATCTAAGCACATGAAAATATAGCATCTACACAATCTAATGAAATGATATTTTCAATCATTTACAGCGCTCTTTTCAACTTTACACCTTAAGCTTTCAACCGCAGTTCTCTTTAGCCCGATTTTATTTGTTGTTCAAGCTTTTACCTCGGCCCGCTTTTATCTTTAGACTACTACGGTTCAGCGCATTTCCTCATTGCATGCATTTTTTGCATGACGATGCAACAAAAGCATTTTACTACTTTTGGTACAATGATTTATCCTCTTCCTTACCGAATAATTTTTCTGTATTTTTCCGGAAAAAAATTCCTTTCCGACAGTGAATAATCCGGATAAAAAGCAAGTATCTTTGGCACCTGATCAGGGCATTGTTTTATACCGTTTGTAGTGTCATGAGACAGGAGATAGCCAGTAGACAATCTCCTGAAAAATAATATGATTCGTTTAACATTAAAACATTCGCAGTTATGTCAAAAGAGAAAGTTGTAGAGAAAGCCCAGAAAAAACCTGCGGCAAAAAGCCTGAAAGAAAAACGGGCAGAAAAAAAAGTAAAAAAAGAGGTCAAAAGTCACCAAAGTTGACCAGAATATGGCCACCAACTGAAAACATGAATAAAAGCTCTTGTGCAGATGATTGCCGGGAGCTTTTTCCACACATAAACACCCAATGAAGCAAAAACATATCCGGCACAAAGGGAGACAAAAAACAAAAGTAACCCGGTAACAGAAGAAAAAACCAGTCCGACGATATTTCAGAAATGGGAGAGAAGGAGGTTTGCGATCACAAAAAAAGCATAATATGACGCCGCAATTTCTCTCTTTATCACAAAATTACTACCTTTGCATCTCTTTTTAGGCAAAGACTGAAACTAAGTCGTGATGCAAACACAAAGCGCATCCACACGAATCAACAAACTGGCTACAAATGAAACGATTAACCATTTATTTACTCTTTGGCGCATTCATACTTACATCATGTACACAGTATCAGAAATTGTTAAAAAGTACCGATAACAATTTGAAATTCAATGAAGCCAAAGCATACTTCCAAAACAAGGATTACAACCGTGCTTCGCAGCTTTTTGAAGATGTTTCGGGCTACTACAGGCATACGGACAAGGATGAAGACATTATGTACATGCTGGCCGAATGCTATATGCACCAAAAAGATTATGATTCGGCAAGCGATGAGTTCAAAGCTTATATAAAAAGTTATCCAAAAGGTCAATACGCAGAAGATAGTTATTATATGATCGGTTATTGCGCCTATCTGAATTCTCCTGATCCGCGACTGGATCAAACGGCTACCTATGCAGCCATCGATGCTTTTTCCAACTTTGTGCAGACCTATCCGATGAGCGACAAAGCCAAACAAGCATATACTTATCTGGCCCAGATGAAAGACAAACTGGCTTACAAGGAATTACTCAATGCACGGCTCTATTATAATCTGGGAACCTATATGGGCAACAATTACCTGTCATCTGTCATTGTAGCAAATAACGCCCTCAAAAAATATCCCGACACAAAATATCGTGAAGATCTGATGTTTATTGTATTGCAAGCAAAATACATGGAAGCTGAGTACAGCGTTCCCGACCTGAAGGATCAACGATACCGCGATGTCATTGACGAATATTACAACTTTATCAATGAATATCCTAAAGGCAAAGACGCTAAAACAGCCCTTGCCATGTTTAATCAGGCTCAAAAATACGTAAAAGAGAAATAATATGGATTTCAGAAAAACAAAGGCCCCTTTGACAACTGTTACACGCGATATGAACAGTTTGTGCGAATCAACCGGTAATGTGTATGAAACAGTAAAGATCATCGGTAAGCGGGCTAACCAAATCAGCTTGATGATTCGCGACGATATCAGCCAGAAGATGGAAGAGTTCAACACAGTTGCTGACAATCTGGAAGAAGTTTTCGAAAACCGGGAACAAATCGAAGTATCCCGTTTCTACGAAAAACTGCCCAAACCGACATTGATCGCCACTCAGGAACTGATCGAAAACAAATTATTTGTCCGTCTCCCTGCCAAGGAAAAATTATCAAAGTAAATCAACGGGGCATACCACACTACTGTTTTTTGCCGGTCGGCGACCCCCGATCGGCAAAAAGTGTCTTTAAACAGGGCCTAAACAGCATTTAATCACACTTTATCCTAATACTTT encodes the following:
- a CDS encoding DNA-directed RNA polymerase subunit omega, which translates into the protein MDFRKTKAPLTTVTRDMNSLCESTGNVYETVKIIGKRANQISLMIRDDISQKMEEFNTVADNLEEVFENREQIEVSRFYEKLPKPTLIATQELIENKLFVRLPAKEKLSK
- a CDS encoding outer membrane protein assembly factor BamD; translated protein: MKRLTIYLLFGAFILTSCTQYQKLLKSTDNNLKFNEAKAYFQNKDYNRASQLFEDVSGYYRHTDKDEDIMYMLAECYMHQKDYDSASDEFKAYIKSYPKGQYAEDSYYMIGYCAYLNSPDPRLDQTATYAAIDAFSNFVQTYPMSDKAKQAYTYLAQMKDKLAYKELLNARLYYNLGTYMGNNYLSSVIVANNALKKYPDTKYREDLMFIVLQAKYMEAEYSVPDLKDQRYRDVIDEYYNFINEYPKGKDAKTALAMFNQAQKYVKEK